One window from the genome of Ferrimicrobium sp. encodes:
- a CDS encoding chorismate-binding protein, with amino-acid sequence MTFEEFQEAARQYPLVALTETLMVDTITPVAAFDALVGPDGDGVIFESVDQVGRWSRFSFVGRAPIGRILVRRGAIEIDGRLPISPLADEGIFDYLNRLTSMLVMQPMDPIPFAGGLLGYLGYDVVREIEPTITETVEDDLGLPDVLLSLIGELVVFDHWAQTVTVVVNVLIEPGGDDDEQYRSACADLSRLVTEFCQIRSRLTPGRVEVGKGAEGDLLNDHSTEAYEAMVERAKEYILAGDIFQVVLSRRFDFPLQTDAISLYRALRVTNPSPYMYLLQSSEITVVGSSPEALVTADRNGSVMVRPIAGTRPRGASEEDDGRLIAELQADPKERAEHIMLVDLARNDVGKVAEFGSVQVVNLMMPELFARVIHLTSEVVGRLRPGVSHVDLLKATLPAGTLSGAPKVRAMQIIDELERTRRGVYGGVVGYFSAHGNLDFAIAIRTAVVDPSGMCHLQAGAGIVADSVAPNEAAETVAKAAAVARAVLLARELRVPETRSGATKE; translated from the coding sequence ATGACCTTCGAAGAATTCCAGGAGGCTGCGAGGCAGTACCCTTTGGTGGCACTGACAGAGACGCTGATGGTGGATACCATCACCCCCGTAGCTGCCTTCGATGCGTTGGTGGGGCCCGACGGGGACGGGGTGATCTTCGAGTCCGTCGACCAAGTCGGTCGCTGGTCCCGCTTTTCCTTCGTGGGACGCGCGCCGATTGGTCGCATCCTGGTTCGAAGGGGTGCGATCGAAATCGACGGGCGGTTACCCATCTCCCCGCTGGCGGATGAAGGTATTTTTGACTATCTGAACCGGCTTACCAGCATGCTGGTGATGCAGCCGATGGATCCGATCCCTTTTGCTGGGGGGCTCCTGGGTTACCTTGGTTACGATGTCGTTCGCGAGATTGAGCCCACGATTACTGAGACGGTCGAGGATGATCTCGGTCTGCCTGATGTACTGCTCTCGCTCATCGGCGAGCTGGTGGTCTTTGATCACTGGGCACAGACGGTGACGGTAGTGGTGAATGTCTTGATCGAACCCGGTGGCGACGACGATGAGCAGTATCGATCGGCCTGCGCCGATCTCTCACGACTCGTCACTGAGTTCTGTCAGATTCGCTCTCGCCTGACGCCAGGCCGTGTGGAAGTCGGCAAGGGTGCCGAAGGCGATCTTCTCAACGACCACTCGACCGAGGCCTACGAAGCGATGGTCGAGCGCGCCAAGGAGTACATTCTCGCTGGCGATATCTTCCAGGTGGTGCTCTCGCGACGATTTGACTTTCCGTTACAGACCGACGCAATCTCGCTCTATCGGGCCCTTCGCGTGACGAATCCAAGCCCGTATATGTATCTGCTGCAGTCCAGTGAGATCACTGTCGTAGGTTCCTCGCCAGAGGCACTGGTTACGGCGGATCGAAACGGATCAGTCATGGTCCGACCGATCGCAGGCACCCGGCCAAGAGGAGCGAGCGAGGAAGATGACGGGCGGTTGATCGCTGAACTCCAGGCCGACCCAAAGGAACGAGCCGAACATATCATGTTGGTGGACCTAGCGAGGAATGATGTTGGTAAGGTCGCCGAGTTCGGTTCAGTCCAGGTTGTCAACCTGATGATGCCAGAGTTGTTCGCGAGGGTGATCCATCTCACCAGCGAAGTTGTCGGGAGGTTGCGGCCGGGCGTCAGCCACGTTGACCTCCTGAAGGCGACACTTCCGGCGGGAACGTTGAGCGGGGCTCCCAAGGTACGCGCCATGCAGATTATCGATGAACTTGAGAGGACACGGCGTGGCGTCTACGGGGGAGTGGTGGGGTACTTCAGCGCCCACGGCAACCTTGATTTTGCGATTGCTATTCGGACAGCGGTAGTCGACCCGTCGGGGATGTGCCACCTACAGGCAGGTGCCGGTATCGTCGCTGATTCGGTGGCTCCCAACGAGGCAGCTGAGACGGTGGCCAAGGCCGCTGCTGTCGCGAGAGCGGTTCTCCTCGCCCGCGAATTGCGGGTACCTGAGACCAGGAGCGGGGCCACTAAAGAGTAG
- a CDS encoding response regulator transcription factor: MQPAVLIVEDDPSIAELLRAYLERAHFVPVIAITGESALTLFDTEAPTAVILDLNLPGALDGLDVCRTLRKHSTVPIVMLSARDQELDRIFGLEIGADDYVTKPFSPRELIARLNAILRRTQATPPAGAVIEILGPITWDQKRRATTLAGTPIPLTNREFDLLGFLITHRGVALSRRQLLDGVWGPEWYGDDRTVDVHIRQLRRKFGDALPITTVWGVGYRLA; this comes from the coding sequence GTGCAACCGGCCGTTCTCATCGTTGAGGATGATCCCTCTATAGCAGAGCTTCTGCGGGCCTATCTCGAGCGTGCCCACTTTGTTCCAGTGATCGCCATCACCGGGGAGTCGGCCCTCACTCTTTTTGATACAGAGGCTCCCACCGCCGTCATTCTCGACCTTAACCTACCTGGTGCCCTCGACGGGCTCGACGTCTGTCGCACCCTACGCAAACATTCAACCGTTCCGATCGTCATGCTTTCGGCCAGGGATCAGGAACTTGATCGGATCTTTGGACTCGAGATCGGCGCAGATGATTACGTCACAAAGCCCTTCTCTCCCCGGGAACTCATCGCCAGACTGAATGCAATCTTGCGACGCACCCAAGCGACGCCACCCGCTGGGGCCGTCATCGAAATCCTTGGCCCGATCACCTGGGACCAAAAGCGCCGCGCGACAACGTTAGCGGGAACACCAATTCCCTTAACCAATAGAGAGTTCGATCTCTTAGGTTTTCTCATCACCCATCGAGGAGTCGCACTCTCAAGACGCCAGCTCCTCGACGGCGTATGGGGACCCGAGTGGTACGGAGACGACCGTACCGTTGACGTCCATATTCGTCAGTTACGTCGCAAATTTGGCGATGCACTACCCATCACCACCGTCTGGGGGGTCGGTTATCGCCTGGCCTAA
- the hisF gene encoding imidazole glycerol phosphate synthase subunit HisF — MQQVRIIPCLDVARGRVVKGVSFLDLRDAGDPVAMGEHYSKEGADELVFLDISATTSARTTMVELAARVAEQTLIPFTVGGGVDSLGVASSLLRVGADKVSVNSAAVREPHLIREIADVYGDQCVVVAIDVRRSEHGYEVVTHGGTRPTGLELSAWLERVQREGAGELLVTSMDQDGQMAGYDQVLYSKVLAETDVPVIASGGVGSLDDFLVGAELGVQGLLAASVFHFGTFTIGQVKEYLASAGVVVRREDEERRR; from the coding sequence ATGCAGCAGGTGAGAATTATTCCTTGCTTGGACGTCGCCCGCGGTAGGGTGGTCAAAGGCGTCTCATTTCTCGACTTGCGTGACGCCGGTGATCCGGTAGCGATGGGCGAGCACTACAGCAAAGAAGGCGCTGATGAGCTGGTATTTCTTGACATTTCCGCGACGACTTCTGCGCGTACAACGATGGTCGAACTCGCAGCACGGGTGGCCGAGCAGACGCTGATTCCCTTTACCGTTGGCGGGGGAGTTGACTCGCTCGGCGTCGCCAGCAGCCTCTTGAGGGTTGGTGCTGATAAGGTGTCGGTCAACTCGGCGGCAGTCCGCGAGCCACACCTCATACGTGAGATTGCCGATGTCTATGGAGACCAATGTGTCGTGGTTGCCATCGATGTACGCCGTAGTGAGCACGGCTACGAGGTGGTAACCCATGGTGGCACCCGTCCAACCGGTCTTGAACTTTCAGCCTGGCTTGAACGGGTGCAACGAGAGGGGGCTGGCGAACTGCTGGTAACCTCGATGGATCAAGATGGCCAGATGGCGGGCTACGATCAGGTGCTCTATAGCAAGGTACTAGCGGAGACCGATGTGCCGGTTATCGCCTCCGGCGGTGTGGGAAGCCTCGACGACTTCTTGGTAGGAGCCGAACTTGGCGTCCAAGGGTTGTTAGCCGCTAGTGTCTTTCACTTTGGTACGTTTACCATAGGTCAGGTCAAGGAGTATCTTGCGAGCGCGGGAGTGGTCGTTCGGAGAGAGGATGAGGAGAGACGACGATGA
- a CDS encoding co-chaperone GroES codes for MSELGPKKQAITMLADRLLVQVPTTEGERTARSGILIPATAQVAKRLTWTEVVAIGPAVRTIKQGDLVLFSPEDRFEVEIQAETYLILRERDIHAVASDRIDSGTGLYL; via the coding sequence ATGAGTGAACTGGGGCCAAAGAAGCAGGCGATCACGATGCTTGCCGATCGACTGCTCGTGCAAGTTCCCACCACCGAAGGCGAACGCACGGCACGTTCCGGAATCCTTATTCCGGCGACGGCCCAGGTGGCAAAACGCTTGACCTGGACAGAGGTGGTTGCCATCGGGCCAGCAGTGCGGACCATCAAACAGGGTGATCTCGTTCTCTTCTCACCTGAGGATCGGTTTGAGGTCGAGATCCAGGCAGAGACCTATCTGATCCTGCGTGAACGCGATATTCATGCCGTTGCCTCCGACCGGATCGATTCGGGCACTGGCCTCTATCTTTAG
- a CDS encoding 1-(5-phosphoribosyl)-5-[(5-phosphoribosylamino)methylideneamino] imidazole-4-carboxamide isomerase, giving the protein MRFLPAVDILDGQAVRLIQGDYAAVTVFGDAEAVVGRLLAQGAEALHLVDLNAARDPNDRSNHQVLEGCLSQARDYKVMVELGGGVRDKRAVSEFFALGVDRVIIGTSALETKGWVLDLEEEWRPKLVLSLDFRMHDGEAFVVMDAWRRTSAFRLEEAVHDFSQQGFITQLITPVSRDGMASGPDLDRYRRLVAEYPIDLIASGGIRDAHDLEALASIAPARGRIEGAVVGTALYRGALSVPEGLIACSR; this is encoded by the coding sequence ATGAGATTTTTGCCCGCTGTCGATATTCTTGACGGACAGGCGGTGCGCCTGATACAGGGCGATTACGCTGCGGTGACCGTCTTTGGTGACGCCGAAGCGGTGGTTGGCCGATTGTTGGCCCAAGGTGCCGAGGCACTCCATCTTGTCGACCTCAATGCTGCGAGAGACCCCAATGACCGAAGTAACCATCAGGTCCTCGAAGGATGCCTATCGCAGGCACGAGACTATAAGGTCATGGTGGAACTGGGTGGTGGTGTGCGCGATAAGCGAGCAGTTAGTGAGTTTTTCGCACTAGGAGTCGATCGTGTGATCATCGGGACCTCAGCCCTTGAGACGAAGGGTTGGGTGCTTGATCTAGAGGAGGAGTGGCGTCCCAAACTGGTGCTCTCGCTCGACTTTCGTATGCACGATGGCGAGGCATTTGTGGTCATGGATGCGTGGCGACGCACGAGTGCCTTCCGCCTTGAGGAGGCCGTTCATGACTTCTCACAACAGGGTTTTATCACGCAGCTGATTACTCCAGTGTCGAGAGATGGGATGGCGAGCGGGCCAGACCTGGACCGTTATCGTCGGCTCGTCGCCGAGTATCCGATCGACCTGATCGCCTCTGGTGGTATTCGTGATGCCCACGATCTTGAGGCTCTGGCGTCTATCGCACCAGCTAGGGGGCGGATCGAAGGAGCAGTCGTGGGCACCGCGCTCTATCGTGGAGCCCTGTCGGTCCCGGAAGGGCTGATCGCATGCAGCAGGTGA
- a CDS encoding EAL domain-containing protein, whose product MGVGQLVRTLSTVVLRHWRRWAYAMVLILVSTGAIVAASWSYSTARQTVTERSRAAGVGALDDASAHLTREVDALVAQMQFVGLVAFRSPANAVTPVELSMIFTRFARSSKELAGLALISDDHRVLWSYGVLEHQRLGPLTERVASDPGLAAGRLTAVRGRLHLLIDLQIGEGNAHARGSVVGELALVSPLAKADAQRIYLLQRGSPTLVITDNGVHVEAVPSTYVVFPSLQSALPEVKLVAGISSQALSEETRRATTGPLVVIALAWFALVGLGFVAVELIYAAKASQVTSRENMRLAELHRRLSELVLAHKELGPLFRDVCTVLQEFTDAKLVTIDVTPEHAALWGLGAVNTSTAPSWLRSTVKPSAPSDGRVWIGGSSPTHQRYYRWGIGGGSSTIGDLLVMSPSRASEDQIQSINLDILDVAIERANAMAQRDDMAAAVKTIDVGVAIFGSDGLLRWANRCWYSLLGVGPEYAIPIRLPALVAGEVGQEVAALLAQVATNPGQKLQREVPLRRLSDQSTFWASLTVAIVADRVDGSLTRSAVVLLRDATEAHESSESLQFQLEHDSLTGTLSRSAIEAKAAAIIAGDPDSNAGFALAILDVDNFKLVNDTWGHAFGDELLVGIGHRLQENLGQAHSVGRFGGDEFVLIFCLSSASLAQCVEAVRQALDTPFAIDDDLSIFVRASMGIAQYPTDAVVLDQLLREADRALYHVKNHLKTSDEKTSDEKTSDEKTSDEKTSDEKENRWWLSRSELEVSESTEYDPWSVASAQALDRCSGIFATLMEVIEIRLRERLDPSQALPLDAANNDWVRLHCRLLTSALDPTAVPALLQVAVEAAGAELEIANADRELLSLSSSIVTSAILDDRVGPMIAARERRLVVELIRRRFDWVVEYERVAMAQVRGTYLVGAMGAPLHEHASWDAFLDATLDGVVGLPGVRGAVFSLSPSHVVDGLRYLGGDLASQLRAWFSENREASAIFDLSQRQGPGDGVHAWETNTIVRVRDALVAEQYRPWRPLVSRFGFRSLAIVPIMAGVEAVGLCTIFGSYTNQFEGRTPDEFLVGLQHTLETGWIRLHGHNVTLTGEKVQRYRKALSQGGLREHLQPLLDLTTATVTRAEVLARLKVGAEGLALPGEFLPAFGPAELSRLFVDSLRRTIEWHQRWVASGLTMGVSINVPADVLGDARLREELAAARMSCNGDLSWLMLELLESDHLTEEVSEVVKTLAAEGISFAIDDLGTGYSNLSRLVDLPFSQIKLDRSIVQRLWSRPLSTLAIVDSVIQAGHEARRTVVLEGIERRELLEVAAILGADYAQGFAIARPMPAVEFEPWLQQPIDRQSRSDSSSTFGVQVNSILGAIAYIWREVHRHGDHVAQAWGDCPVEAYLRGTYGVKSPVVVLHRRLHTEGLVASSTYQDLLGELDRRQRALLSGEDTGSERMAPDGVSVG is encoded by the coding sequence TTGGGCGTTGGCCAACTGGTGAGAACGTTGTCGACCGTCGTACTGCGTCACTGGCGTCGTTGGGCTTACGCCATGGTGCTTATTCTGGTGTCGACCGGTGCAATCGTCGCTGCTTCGTGGTCCTACTCAACTGCTCGTCAGACGGTGACCGAAAGAAGCAGGGCGGCGGGCGTAGGAGCCCTCGATGACGCCTCTGCTCACCTCACACGTGAGGTTGATGCCCTGGTGGCCCAGATGCAGTTCGTTGGCCTTGTTGCCTTTCGTTCCCCGGCAAATGCAGTAACTCCTGTCGAGCTGAGCATGATCTTTACTCGGTTTGCTCGGTCGTCGAAGGAGCTGGCTGGATTAGCGTTGATCAGTGACGATCACCGTGTCCTCTGGTCCTATGGCGTGCTGGAACACCAAAGGTTGGGGCCACTGACCGAGAGAGTGGCTAGCGATCCCGGGCTGGCGGCAGGGCGCCTCACGGCTGTGAGGGGTCGCCTTCATCTGCTCATCGACCTACAGATTGGCGAAGGGAACGCTCACGCGAGAGGATCGGTCGTTGGCGAGCTAGCGTTGGTGAGTCCACTCGCAAAAGCGGATGCGCAACGTATCTATCTGCTACAGCGTGGGTCGCCGACATTGGTGATCACCGACAACGGCGTACACGTGGAGGCGGTGCCATCGACCTATGTCGTTTTCCCGTCGCTCCAATCGGCACTACCCGAGGTCAAACTCGTGGCAGGCATCTCCTCGCAGGCTCTCAGTGAGGAGACTCGTCGGGCGACGACGGGACCACTGGTCGTGATTGCGTTGGCGTGGTTTGCATTGGTGGGTCTCGGGTTCGTCGCTGTGGAGTTGATCTACGCTGCCAAAGCAAGTCAGGTGACGAGCAGAGAGAATATGAGGTTGGCCGAGTTGCACCGTCGACTCTCGGAACTGGTATTGGCCCATAAGGAGCTCGGGCCGTTGTTCCGAGACGTTTGCACTGTTCTGCAGGAGTTCACGGATGCGAAGTTGGTGACCATTGACGTGACTCCGGAGCACGCCGCATTATGGGGCCTCGGTGCGGTCAACACAAGCACGGCCCCATCCTGGTTGCGTTCGACAGTGAAGCCCTCCGCGCCGAGTGACGGCCGCGTGTGGATTGGAGGTAGCAGCCCGACACACCAGCGTTACTATCGTTGGGGCATTGGTGGTGGATCGTCGACGATTGGTGACCTTTTGGTCATGAGTCCGAGCCGCGCAAGTGAGGATCAGATCCAAAGTATCAATCTCGATATCCTCGACGTTGCTATTGAGCGAGCAAATGCGATGGCGCAACGCGATGACATGGCTGCTGCTGTGAAGACTATCGATGTCGGTGTGGCCATCTTTGGAAGTGATGGTCTGTTGCGGTGGGCGAACCGTTGTTGGTATTCGTTGTTGGGAGTCGGGCCAGAGTATGCGATCCCCATACGTTTACCCGCATTGGTCGCTGGAGAGGTGGGCCAAGAGGTCGCTGCGTTGCTGGCACAAGTAGCGACGAATCCGGGCCAAAAGCTCCAGCGTGAGGTGCCATTGCGTCGGTTATCCGATCAATCCACTTTTTGGGCTTCGTTGACCGTTGCCATCGTCGCAGATCGGGTAGATGGCTCACTTACTCGTAGCGCGGTCGTGCTGTTGCGTGATGCCACTGAAGCTCATGAGTCATCGGAGTCGTTGCAGTTTCAGCTCGAGCACGATTCCTTGACGGGTACGCTGTCGCGGTCTGCGATCGAGGCCAAGGCAGCGGCGATTATTGCTGGTGACCCGGATTCGAACGCTGGCTTTGCTCTTGCGATCCTTGACGTCGATAACTTTAAGCTCGTCAATGACACCTGGGGTCATGCCTTTGGTGATGAACTCCTGGTTGGCATCGGGCATCGATTGCAGGAGAACCTTGGGCAAGCCCATAGTGTCGGCCGCTTCGGTGGCGATGAGTTTGTACTGATCTTCTGTCTGAGTAGTGCCAGCTTGGCACAGTGCGTCGAAGCAGTCAGGCAAGCGTTGGATACCCCCTTTGCTATCGATGATGATCTTTCGATCTTCGTACGCGCGAGCATGGGTATCGCTCAGTACCCGACGGACGCGGTAGTCCTCGATCAACTCTTGCGGGAGGCTGATCGAGCGCTCTATCATGTGAAGAATCATCTGAAGACCTCTGACGAGAAGACCTCTGACGAGAAGACCTCTGACGAGAAGACCTCTGACGAGAAGACCTCGGATGAGAAAGAGAACCGGTGGTGGCTGTCACGATCCGAACTTGAGGTTTCAGAGTCTACCGAATACGATCCTTGGTCGGTTGCAAGTGCCCAAGCGCTGGATCGCTGCTCGGGAATCTTTGCGACGTTGATGGAGGTGATTGAGATACGGCTGCGCGAGCGCCTCGACCCGAGCCAAGCACTACCCCTCGATGCTGCGAACAATGACTGGGTCCGACTGCACTGCCGCCTGCTAACGAGTGCTCTTGACCCCACTGCCGTGCCAGCTTTGTTGCAGGTCGCCGTGGAGGCTGCGGGTGCGGAGCTTGAGATAGCAAATGCCGATCGAGAGCTACTCTCCTTGAGCAGTTCGATTGTCACATCGGCAATCCTGGACGACCGCGTGGGGCCAATGATCGCAGCTCGGGAACGTCGCCTCGTGGTGGAGCTCATCCGACGTCGTTTTGATTGGGTTGTCGAATATGAGCGCGTAGCGATGGCCCAGGTACGTGGGACCTACTTGGTGGGGGCCATGGGGGCGCCGCTGCACGAACATGCGAGCTGGGATGCGTTTCTTGACGCGACGTTGGATGGAGTGGTCGGACTGCCTGGCGTGCGAGGAGCGGTTTTTAGTCTTTCTCCTTCCCATGTGGTGGACGGTTTGCGGTATCTCGGAGGCGATCTCGCTTCCCAGCTCAGGGCGTGGTTCAGCGAGAACCGTGAGGCGTCAGCTATCTTTGACCTTTCGCAACGGCAGGGACCTGGTGATGGTGTCCATGCATGGGAGACCAACACCATCGTTCGGGTTCGTGATGCGCTGGTGGCGGAGCAGTATCGACCATGGCGGCCGCTCGTCTCACGATTTGGGTTCCGTTCCTTGGCCATCGTGCCGATCATGGCGGGAGTCGAGGCGGTCGGGCTCTGTACGATTTTTGGCAGTTATACCAACCAATTTGAGGGCAGAACGCCTGATGAGTTCCTGGTGGGACTCCAACACACCTTGGAGACGGGTTGGATACGCCTGCATGGTCACAATGTGACCTTGACTGGAGAGAAGGTTCAGCGCTATCGTAAGGCGCTCAGCCAGGGAGGACTCCGGGAGCATCTGCAACCTCTCCTCGATCTCACCACTGCGACGGTGACGCGCGCTGAGGTCCTAGCCCGTCTGAAGGTCGGAGCTGAAGGTTTGGCTCTGCCAGGCGAGTTTTTGCCAGCCTTTGGACCAGCGGAGCTCTCTCGACTCTTTGTGGATTCACTCAGGCGCACCATCGAATGGCATCAACGCTGGGTTGCGAGCGGATTGACCATGGGGGTTTCCATCAATGTCCCCGCCGATGTTCTTGGTGATGCACGTCTGCGGGAGGAGCTCGCGGCTGCTCGCATGAGTTGTAATGGGGATCTCTCTTGGCTGATGCTCGAGCTCCTCGAGAGTGATCATCTCACTGAGGAGGTATCGGAGGTGGTCAAAACACTCGCTGCGGAGGGTATCAGCTTTGCTATCGATGATCTGGGGACAGGGTACTCAAACCTCAGTAGACTCGTGGATCTCCCTTTTTCGCAGATCAAACTCGATCGATCGATCGTGCAGCGACTCTGGAGTCGCCCTCTCTCGACACTTGCCATCGTCGATAGTGTGATCCAGGCAGGACATGAAGCTCGACGCACAGTCGTGCTCGAAGGGATCGAACGACGTGAGCTTTTAGAGGTCGCGGCGATCTTGGGGGCAGATTATGCCCAAGGATTCGCGATCGCTCGACCGATGCCCGCGGTGGAGTTCGAGCCATGGCTACAACAACCCATCGATCGTCAGAGCCGTTCGGACAGTAGCTCGACGTTCGGGGTACAGGTGAACTCCATTCTCGGCGCTATCGCCTATATCTGGCGCGAGGTGCATCGCCATGGTGATCACGTCGCACAAGCATGGGGAGATTGCCCTGTCGAGGCCTATCTGCGGGGGACCTATGGTGTGAAGTCACCCGTCGTTGTGTTGCATCGTCGACTGCACACAGAGGGACTGGTCGCCTCCTCGACCTATCAGGATCTCCTGGGAGAGCTGGATCGCCGTCAACGAGCGTTGCTCTCTGGTGAAGACACAGGGAGTGAGCGAATGGCACCTGACGGAGTATCGGTTGGCTGA
- a CDS encoding HAMP domain-containing sensor histidine kinase produces the protein MHYPSPPSGGSVIAWPKSSNSIRATVRFGLLVTAVVTVLIGGLGTLAISREVSVHQTQAFLLRTASALAILFERANHRFVHPFLATAGVGRLHLVPLSRSNQPLVALPHPITPSTINFASLVSGHYQSGVIGNEVFLAYPVTTPFSFRSHPLTITSHSFALILTHPLPSIEGPVIFVVGAVLITAIVAVSISDHYTAHISRTLDLLVTRSRRIASGHLDDEAPIEKPRESELANLDDAISSMITSLKAANEVESTYILAISHDLRTPLTSIRGFAEAIIDEAVASPAEAARTIEREAQRIERLINDLIALARLRASDYTLEPQQIDLTALLEHLVEAVSPRAQRNAVSLTMQPMSPPAIVQVDPERLLQLLGNLLDNALKYAVHEVEIRLAPTPNAINVTITDDGGGLPSDLRDKLFYHQLNPTPGRDGTVGSGLGLLIVGRLAGHMGLEVQVDSPVHLDRGTRFVITIPRVATTTSQPTDTPSGAIRSLPVSSPESNAR, from the coding sequence ATGCACTACCCATCACCACCGTCTGGGGGGTCGGTTATCGCCTGGCCTAAGTCTTCCAACAGCATCCGTGCGACCGTTCGCTTTGGCCTACTTGTGACCGCTGTCGTCACGGTGCTGATCGGTGGCCTGGGGACCTTGGCCATCAGTCGCGAGGTCTCGGTTCACCAAACACAGGCATTTCTGCTGCGTACAGCGAGCGCACTTGCGATTTTATTCGAACGCGCGAACCATCGATTCGTCCACCCGTTTCTTGCCACAGCTGGTGTCGGTCGACTACACCTTGTCCCGTTGAGTCGCTCCAATCAGCCGCTCGTGGCACTGCCACACCCAATCACGCCATCGACGATTAACTTTGCATCGCTCGTGTCCGGTCATTACCAGTCAGGCGTCATCGGCAACGAGGTCTTTCTCGCCTACCCAGTCACCACTCCGTTCTCGTTTCGCAGCCACCCCTTGACCATCACTTCGCACTCGTTTGCTCTCATCTTGACGCACCCTCTACCCTCCATCGAGGGCCCGGTCATCTTTGTTGTGGGCGCAGTTCTCATCACCGCAATCGTCGCCGTCTCGATCTCTGATCACTACACGGCGCACATCTCGCGAACCCTCGATCTTCTCGTGACACGCTCGCGGCGAATCGCCTCCGGTCATCTCGATGACGAGGCACCCATCGAGAAACCACGCGAATCCGAACTGGCCAACCTCGACGACGCCATCTCTTCCATGATCACCTCCTTGAAGGCCGCTAATGAGGTCGAGTCAACCTACATCCTCGCCATCTCTCACGACTTGCGTACACCCTTGACCTCGATCAGAGGCTTCGCTGAGGCGATCATCGACGAAGCGGTTGCCTCTCCAGCGGAGGCAGCACGGACCATCGAGCGCGAAGCCCAGCGAATCGAACGACTCATCAACGACCTGATCGCCCTTGCACGCCTGCGCGCGAGCGACTACACCCTCGAACCACAACAGATTGACCTTACTGCCCTATTGGAACACCTCGTGGAGGCGGTGAGCCCTCGCGCACAACGCAATGCCGTCTCTCTTACTATGCAACCTATGTCACCGCCCGCAATCGTTCAGGTGGACCCAGAGCGCCTGCTCCAACTGTTAGGAAATCTTCTCGATAACGCGCTCAAGTACGCCGTTCATGAGGTTGAGATTCGGCTGGCGCCAACCCCGAATGCGATCAACGTGACGATCACCGACGATGGAGGCGGACTGCCATCGGATCTACGTGACAAGCTTTTTTACCATCAACTGAACCCAACGCCAGGCAGAGATGGTACCGTCGGCAGCGGTCTCGGACTTCTCATCGTCGGCCGCTTGGCGGGCCACATGGGGCTCGAGGTGCAAGTCGATTCACCCGTTCACCTCGACAGAGGGACGCGCTTCGTGATCACCATTCCTCGTGTCGCAACGACCACCTCTCAGCCAACCGATACTCCGTCAGGTGCCATTCGCTCACTCCCTGTGTCTTCACCAGAGAGCAACGCTCGTTGA